Proteins encoded by one window of Labrus bergylta chromosome 2, fLabBer1.1, whole genome shotgun sequence:
- the LOC109991619 gene encoding UDP-glucuronosyltransferase 2A1, with the protein MKLEQRFSVSVLLLLCLTWSANGGNILVWYTEGSHWINMKPVLETLINRGHKVTVLVPSTSMFMNANEPSSFGYEPFNVSVPLEEMEKFMEEFLHFSMYEMDHLSYLQIYIKYMDLMRVDLQYSLKYLDAVLKSETIMTKLREAKYDLLFSDPIYPGSDLLADTLGIPLVLSLRFSLAHNWERYCAQLPAPPSFVPGAMSKLTDKMDFSERVWNFLFYALQDLVMYDVFWKELNNYYSDFKGTPVSACELMGRADIWLIRTYWDFDFPRPSLPNFKFVGGIHCRPAQPLPEDMEEFVQSSGDAGIVVFTLGSFIKNITAERGNVIASALAQIPQKVLWRYSGEKPANLGANTRIYNWIPQNDLLGHPKTRAFITHGGTNGIYEAIYHGVPMVGLPMFADQPDNMVHVEAKGAAIILNVNFMKQEDLTDAVNTVINKKSYKENAMQLSSIHHDRPISPRDDAVFWIEYTMRNKGAKHLRVQAHELTWYQYHSLDVLAFLLSIVLFLILMFIKTCSFCFRRCCGRRGIAKRKAE; encoded by the exons ATGAAGCTAGAGCAGCGTTTCTCCGTTTCCGTTCTGCTGCTACTTTGTCTCACATGGAGTGCAAATGGAGGGAACATTTTGGTGTGGTACACTGAAGGCAGCCACTGGATTAACATGAAGCCTGTGCTGGAGACACTGATCAACAGGGGACACAAGGTGACGGTTTTGGTTCCCAGCACATCGATGTTCATGAACGCCAACGAGCCTTCAAGCTTTGGCTACGAACCCTTCAATGTCTCTGTCCCAttggaggagatggagaagtTTATGGAAGAATTTCTTCACTTTTCAATGTACGAGATGGATCATTTGAGCTACTTGCAGATTTACATCAAATACATGGATCTGATGAGGGTCGACCTGCAGTATTCATTGAAGTACTTGGATGCAGTGCTGAAATCAGAAACAATCATGACGAAGCTGAGAGAGGCAAAATATGACCTTCTCTTTTCTGACCCTATCTATCCGGGTAGTGACTTATTAGCAGATACACTGGGCATTcccctggtcttgtctctgcgATTTTCCTTAGCCCATAACTGGGAGAGATATTGTGCTCAGTTACCAGCTCCACCTTCGTTTGTCCCGGGGGCTATGAGCAAACTGACCGACAAGATGGACTTCTCCGAGAGAGTGTGGAACTTCCTTTTCTATGCGTTGCAAGACCTCGTCATGTATGATGTTTTTTGGAAAGAACTCAATAATTATTACTCTGACTTCAAAG GAACACCTGTGAGTGCTTGTGAGCTGATGGGTAGAGCAGATATCTGGTTGATACGAACCTACTGGGATTTTGATTTCCCTCGTCCTTCACTTCctaatttcaaatttgttggtGGAATCCACTGCCGGCCTGCTCAACCTTTGCCAGAG GATATGGAGGAGTTTGTGCAAAGTTCTGGTGACGCTGGCATTGTGGTCTTCACTTTGGGATCATTCATCAAGAACAtcactgcagagagaggaaacgtGATAGCCTCAGCTCTCGCTCAGATCCCACAAAAg GTGCTGTGGAGATACAGTGGAGAAAAACCAGCCAATCTAGGAGCCAACACCAGGATATACAACTGGATCCCTCAGAATGATCTACTGG GTCACCCCAAGACCCGAGCTTTCATTACCCATGGTGGCACAAATGGGATTTATGAGGCAATCTACCACGGTGTTCCCATGGTGGGCCTGCCCATGTTTGCTGACCAGCCAGACAACATGGTTCATGTTGAGGCTAAGGGAGCTGCAATTATCTTAAACGTGAACTTCATGAAGCAAGAGGACCTTACAGATGCAGTCAACACTGTAATAAATAAGAAGTC GTACAAGGAAAATGCCATGCAACTGTCCAGCATTCACCATGACAGACCAATAAGTCCTCGAGATGACGCAGTTTTCTGGATCGAGTACACCATGAGAAACAAAGGGGCCAAGCACCTAAGAGTCCAGGCCCATGAGCTCACCTGGTACCAGTATCACAGTCTGGATGTCCTGGCTTTTCTCCTTTCCATTGTTCTGTTCCTGATACTGATGTTCATCAAGACCTGCAGTTTCTGCTTCCGGAGGTGCTGTGGCAGAAGGGGAATCGCAAAGAGAAAGGCTGAGTGA
- the tal2 gene encoding T-cell acute lymphocytic leukemia protein 2, protein MTRKVFTNTRERWRQHNVNTAFAELRKLIPTHPPEKKLSKNEILRLAMRYINFLVQLLESQSGQPASHSPTALLTFLRGNMEQLRSPPHAWALTSDTEVPSPGSSCDSSEAW, encoded by the coding sequence ATGACCAGGAAGGTTTTCACCAACACGAGGGAGCGCTGGCGTCAGCACAACGTCAACACGGCCTTCGCAGAGCTCCGCAAGCTCATCCCCACCCATCCTCCAGAGAAGAAGCTGAGCAAGAACGAGATCCTGCGTCTGGCCATGCGCTACATCAATTTCCTGGTGCAGCTGCTGGAGAGCCAGAGCGGTCAGCCGGCCAGCCACTCCCCCACCGCTCTGCTCACCTTCCTCAGAGGAAACATGGAGCAGCTACGCTCCCCTCCTCACGCCTGGGCCCTGACCAGTGACACAGAAGTCCCATCACCTGGATCCAGCTGTGACAGCTCTGAGGCCTGGTAG
- the LOC109991620 gene encoding UDP-glucuronosyltransferase 2A1-like, with the protein MKLGKHLSFSILLLLSATWSANGGNILVWYTEGSHWINMKPVLETLIDRGHQVTVLVPSTSMFMNISEPSGFSYEPFNVSVSVEQMERLMEDLFQFSIYEADKMSYLQIYNRFMELIDVNMEYTLKFLDGLLKSETTMTKLKDGKYDLLFSDPIFPGSDLLADVLGVPLVLSLRLSMANNWERQCGQLPAPPSFVPGGMSKLTDKMNFLERVQNFLFYQFQDIMLANCIWTKVDKYYSEYRGTPTSACELLGKADIWLMRTYWDFDFPHPLLPNFKYVGGIHCRPAKPLPEDMEEFVQSSGDAGVVVFSLGSMVKNMTREKGNMIASGLAQIPQKVLWRYSGEKPDTLGANTRIYNWIPQNDLLGHPKTQAFITHGGTNGIYEAIYHGVPLVGIPLFGDQPDNLVHMKAKGAAVNLEINFMKSEDLTDAVHTVINDKSYKENAMRLSSIHHDRPMSPRDEAVFWIEYTMRNKGAKHLRVQAHELTWYQYHSLDVLAFFLTIDLFLIFIFIKTCSFCFCRCCGRKSTTKRKTE; encoded by the exons ATGAAGCTCGgcaaacatctttctttttccattctgcttcttctttcGGCAACATGGAGTGCAAATGGGGGGAACATTTTGGTGTGGTACACTGAAGGCAGCCACTGGATTAACATGAAGCCTGTGCTGGAGACACTGATCGACAGGGGACACCAGGTGACGGTTCTGGTGCCTAGCACGTCGATGTTCATGAACATCAGTGAGCCTTCAGGTTTCAGCTATGAACCCTTCAATGTCTCTGTCTCAGTGGAGCAGATGGAGAGGTTAATGGAAGATTTATTTCAATTTTCTATATATGAGGCAGACAAAATGAGTTACTTGCAGATTTACAACAGATTCATGGAGCTGATCGATGTCAACATGGAGTATACTTTAAAGTTTTTAGATGGACTCCTGAAATCAGAAACCACCATGACGAAGCTGAAGGATGGAAAATACGATCTTCTCTTTTCGGACCCCATCTTCCCAGGTAGTGACTTGTTAGCTGATGTATTGGGAGTCCCCCTGGTCTTGTCCTTGCGCCTTTCCATGGCCAATAACTGGGAGAGACAGTGTGGTCAGTTACCAGCTCCACCCTCGTTTGTCCCGGGGGGTATGAGCAAACTGACCGACAAGATGAACTTCTTGGAAAGAGTGCAGAACTTTCTCTTTTACCAATTTCAGGACATCATGCTGGCCAACTGCATATGGACAAAAGTTGATAAATATTACTCCGAATACAGAG GAACCCCCACCAGTGCCTGCGAGTTATTGGGTAAAGCAGACATCTGGTTGATGCGAACTTACTGGGATTTTGATTTCCCTCACCCTTTGCTCCCTAACTTCAAATATGTTGGAGGGATCCACTGCAGACCTGCTAAGCCTTTGCCAGAG GATATGGAGGAGTTTGTACAAAGCTCTGGAGACGCTGGTGTTGTGGTcttcagtttgggatcaatgGTCAAGAACATGAccagagagaagggaaacatGATAGCTTCCGGACTTGCTCAGATCCCACAAAAG GTGTTGTGGAGATATAGTGGAGAAAAACCAGACACACTGGGTGCCAACACCAGGATATACAACTGGATCCCTCAGAATGATCTCTTGG GTCACCCCAAGACCCAGGCTTTTATCACCCATGGTGGCACAAATGGGATTTATGAAGCCATCTACCACGGTGTTCCTTTGGTGGGCATTCCACTGTTTGGTGACCAGCCAGACAACCTGGTCCATATGAAGGCGAAGGGAGCTGCAGTAAACTTAGAAATAAACTTCATGAAGTCTGAAGATCTTACAGATGCAGTCCATACTGTCATCAATGATAAATC GTACAAAGAAAATGCCATGCGGCTGTCCAGTATTCACCATGACAGACCAATGAGTCCTCGAGATGAAGCAGTTTTCTGGATCGAGTACACCATGAGAAACAAAGGGGCCAAGCACCTAAGGGTCCAAGCTCATGAACTCACCTGGTACCAGTATCACAGCCTGGATGTCCTGGCTTTCTTCCTTACCATTGATCTCTTCCTGATATTCATCTTCATCAAGACCTGCAGTTTCTGCTTCTGTAGGTGCTGTGGCAGAAAGAGTACAACAAAGAGGAAGACTGAGTGA